One Purpureocillium takamizusanense chromosome 1, complete sequence genomic window carries:
- a CDS encoding uncharacterized protein (COG:S~MEROPS:MER0000440~TransMembrane:1 (i28-45o)~EggNog:ENOG503NXV9), whose amino-acid sequence MDRLLQRHIAVRKTRRRRPYCSLSALLSHMSWDLLQQVPMDWQNPSDEERLVLGVTRLLAKSKENPLPPVFVNPGGPGGSGLYLMQKAGSVLQTIVGDNQDIISWDPRGVGVSTPRIECWGTPEKRQLWDMQDAGIVDEREGLVYDTYSRGVAYSRACEGALNGTDMLPHLSTAYHARDMLEILNQTGQPKLRYWGFSYGTALGGAFAGLYPDRVERLVSDGNVDYREWFGDGLRNYLSDADKVFDAFDAACHAAGKDKCALWASSPQAVGHRRSSLLDALKMRPVLVPANARPSGPELPERVTYSRLQRLTRALVYSPLYSAPTMAQVYAALEEGDGLPFYDVVTLLAEQLRGGAGGGSRPLCSLTDTPATMPLETPAEPDALAGIMCADARAAASLDEFEAYTRGLRRSSRWMGAAHADLGAACVGKTIASKWRFSTDDIKADTSFPILYIGNMADNVTPLGSARNNSALFPSSVVLVQKSYGHCSLAAPSTCTVKHIRAYFQNGTLPAAGTECEQDYDLFELPPPPPPEELAARAAAGTEDDELRRAAFELSRRADVVRHRGPNRL is encoded by the exons ATGGACCGACTGTTACAACGGCACATTGCAGTGCGCAAGACTCGACGTAGGCGGCCCTATTGCTCCTTGTCTGCGCTTCTTTCGCATATGAGCTGGGACTTATTGCAGCAGGTACCGATGGACTGGCAAAACCCATCAGACGAGGAGCGGTTGGTACTTGGAGTCACGAGGTTGCTAGCCAAGTCTAAGGAGAATCCGCTCCCGCCAGTATTTGTCAACCCAGGA GGCCCTGGCGGGTCCGGGCTCTACTTGATGCAAAAGGCCGGTTCGGTACTGCAGACTATTGTTGGGGACAACCAG GATATCATTTCATGGGATCCCCGAGGAG TCGGCGTCTCGACGCCAAGGATCGAGTGTTGGGGCACCCCGGAGAAGAGGCAGCTGTGGGACATGCAGGACGCGGGCATCGTggacgagcgcgagggccTCGTGTACGACACGTACTCGCGTGGAGTGGCCTACTCGAGGGCGTGCGAGGGGGCGCTCAACGGCACAGACATGCTCCCGCACCTGAGCACGGCGTACCATGCGCGGGACATGCTCGAGATACTGAACCAGACGGGGCAGCCGAAGCTGCGGTATTGGGGCTTCAGCTATGggacggcgctgggcggcgcctttgccggTCTGTACCCGGACCGGGTGGAGAGGCTGGTGAGCGACG GAAACGTCGACTACAGGGAGTGGTTCGGGGACGGGCTGCGCAACTACCTCTCCGATGCCGACAAGGTGTTTGACGCCTTCGACGCGGCctgccacgccgccggcaaggacAAGTGCGCTCTCTGGGCGTCCTCCCCGCAGGCCGTCGGGCATCGGCGCTCGTCGCTTCTCGACGCCCTCAAGATGcgccccgtcctcgtcccggCCAACGCCCGCCCCTCGGGGCCCGAGCTGCCGGAGCGCGTCACGTACTcgcgcctgcagcgcctcaCCCGCGCCCTCGTCTACAGCCCCCTGTACAGCgccccgacgatggcgcaggtgtacgccgcgctcgaggagggcgacgggctgcccTTTTACGACGTCGTGACGCTCCTCGCGGAGCAGctgcggggcggcgccggcggcggctcgaggccgcTGTGCTCGCTGACGGACACGcccgcgacgatgccgctcgagacgccggccgagcccgacgccctggccggcatCATGTGCGCcgacgcgcgggccgccgcgtcgctcgACGAGTTCGAGGCGTACACGCGGGGGCTGCGGAGGAGCAGCCGGTGGATGGGCGCCGCGCATGCGGACCTCGGGGCCGCGTGTGTGGGCAAGACGATTGCGTCCAAGTGGCGCTTCAGTACGG ACGACATCAAGGCCGACACGAGCTTCCCGATCCTGTACATTGGCAACATGGCCGACAACGTGACGCCGCTGGGCAGCGCGCGCAACAACTCGGCACTGTTCCCCAGCTCCGTCGTGCTGGTGCAAAAGTCATATGGC CACtgctccctcgccgcgccgtcgacctgcACGGTCAAGCACATCCGCGCCTACTTTCAGAACGgcacgctgcccgccgcggggaccGAGTGCGAGCAGGACTACGACCTGttcgagctgccgccgccgccgccgccggaggaactcgccgcgcgcgcggccgccgggacggaggacgatgagctgCGGAGGGCGGCGTTCGAGCTATCGCGGAGGGCGGACGTGGTGAGGCATCGCGGGCCGAACCGCTTGTAA
- a CDS encoding uncharacterized protein (COG:S~EggNog:ENOG503P8XS), with translation MAPEHDVFRRVGRGGAGNYVPAADADRSSKDLEAQQQQQQVDTTAAAAAVGTSGHGAAAPAARRAGRGGAGNYVEAERLPSAREKEEDLAGEVKAAVASSLERKGGAGAASSRGMGGRGGAGNWNTESGQEDREREEEEGEGGKVQELERKVKEAVDKGLRMPDKVHHGRDKGSGSS, from the exons ATGGCCCCAGAACACGACGTCTTCCGCCGAGTCGGTCGGGGCGGGGCCGGCAACtacgtccccgccgccgacgcggaccgGAGCTCAAAG GACCTTGAAgcccagcaacagcaacaacaagtcgacaccacggcggcggcggcggcggtggggacATCGGGCCAcggagctgccgcccccgccgcccggcgcgcgggtcgcggcggggcgggcaACTacgtcgaggcggagcgcctcccctcggcgcgcgagaaggaggaggacctggccggcgaggtgaaggcggccgtggcctcgagcctcgagcgcaagggcggggcgggggccgcgtcgtcgcggggcatgggcgggcgtggcggcgcgggcaacTGGAACACGGAGAGCGGGCAGGAGGATAGGGagagggaagaggaggagggagagggggggaaagtacaggagctcgagcgcaaggtcaaggaggcggTGGACAAGGGGCTGCGGATGCCGGACAAGGTGCATCATGGGAGGGATAAGGgaagcggcagcagctga
- a CDS encoding uncharacterized protein (COG:S~MEROPS:MER0000440~EggNog:ENOG503NXV9), with amino-acid sequence MSEKRLEDAEWPLLPQAPKPKRGIKTPLIVAVGFLAMCSMCVRLYPRQADVISKNDDPPKAPSWSWNDIQPSRSLKWTDCYNGTLQCARLDVPMDWQNPSDEERLVLGVTRLLAKSKENPLPPVFVNPGGPGGSGLYLMQKAGSVLQTIVGDNQDIISWDPRGVGVSTPRIECWGTPEKRQLWDMQDAGIVDEREGLVYDTYSRGVAYSRACEGALNGTDMLPHLSTAYHARDMLEILNQTGQPKLRYWGFSYGTALGGAFAGLYPDRVERLVSDGNVDYREWFGDGLRNYLSDADKVFDAFDAACHAAGKDKCALWASSPQAVGHRRSSLLDALKMRPVLVPANARPSGPELPERVTYSRLQRLTRALVYSPLYSAPTMAQVYAALEEGDGLPFYDVVTLLAEQLRGGAGGGSRPLCSLTDTPATMPLETPAEPDALAGIMCADARAAASLDEFEAYTRGLRRSSRWMGAAHADLGAACVGKTIASKWRFSTDDIKADTSFPILYIGNMADNVTPLGSARNNSALFPSSVVLVQKSYGHCSLAAPSTCTVKHIRAYFQNGTLPAAGTECEQDYDLFELPPPPPPEELAARAAAGTEDDELRRAAFELSRRADVCVCE; translated from the exons ATGTCGGAAAAACGACTTGAAGACGCGGAGTGGCCTCTGTTGCCACAGGCACCAAAACCCAAGCGTGGTATCAAGACACCGCTGATTGTCGCTGTGGGATTTTTGGCGATGTGCTCGATGTGCGTCCGCCTTTAtcccaggcaggcagatgTCATCTCAAAGAACGATGATCCACCGAAGGCTCCGTCGTGGAGCTGGAACGAC ATCCAGCCAAGTCGTTCGCTGAAATGGACCGACTGTTACAACGGCACATTGCAGTGCGCAAGACTCGAC GTACCGATGGACTGGCAAAACCCATCAGACGAGGAGCGGTTGGTACTTGGAGTCACGAGGTTGCTAGCCAAGTCTAAGGAGAATCCGCTCCCGCCAGTATTTGTCAACCCAGGA GGCCCTGGCGGGTCCGGGCTCTACTTGATGCAAAAGGCCGGTTCGGTACTGCAGACTATTGTTGGGGACAACCAG GATATCATTTCATGGGATCCCCGAGGAG TCGGCGTCTCGACGCCAAGGATCGAGTGTTGGGGCACCCCGGAGAAGAGGCAGCTGTGGGACATGCAGGACGCGGGCATCGTggacgagcgcgagggccTCGTGTACGACACGTACTCGCGTGGAGTGGCCTACTCGAGGGCGTGCGAGGGGGCGCTCAACGGCACAGACATGCTCCCGCACCTGAGCACGGCGTACCATGCGCGGGACATGCTCGAGATACTGAACCAGACGGGGCAGCCGAAGCTGCGGTATTGGGGCTTCAGCTATGggacggcgctgggcggcgcctttgccggTCTGTACCCGGACCGGGTGGAGAGGCTGGTGAGCGACG GAAACGTCGACTACAGGGAGTGGTTCGGGGACGGGCTGCGCAACTACCTCTCCGATGCCGACAAGGTGTTTGACGCCTTCGACGCGGCctgccacgccgccggcaaggacAAGTGCGCTCTCTGGGCGTCCTCCCCGCAGGCCGTCGGGCATCGGCGCTCGTCGCTTCTCGACGCCCTCAAGATGcgccccgtcctcgtcccggCCAACGCCCGCCCCTCGGGGCCCGAGCTGCCGGAGCGCGTCACGTACTcgcgcctgcagcgcctcaCCCGCGCCCTCGTCTACAGCCCCCTGTACAGCgccccgacgatggcgcaggtgtacgccgcgctcgaggagggcgacgggctgcccTTTTACGACGTCGTGACGCTCCTCGCGGAGCAGctgcggggcggcgccggcggcggctcgaggccgcTGTGCTCGCTGACGGACACGcccgcgacgatgccgctcgagacgccggccgagcccgacgccctggccggcatCATGTGCGCcgacgcgcgggccgccgcgtcgctcgACGAGTTCGAGGCGTACACGCGGGGGCTGCGGAGGAGCAGCCGGTGGATGGGCGCCGCGCATGCGGACCTCGGGGCCGCGTGTGTGGGCAAGACGATTGCGTCCAAGTGGCGCTTCAGTACGG ACGACATCAAGGCCGACACGAGCTTCCCGATCCTGTACATTGGCAACATGGCCGACAACGTGACGCCGCTGGGCAGCGCGCGCAACAACTCGGCACTGTTCCCCAGCTCCGTCGTGCTGGTGCAAAAGTCATATGGC CACtgctccctcgccgcgccgtcgacctgcACGGTCAAGCACATCCGCGCCTACTTTCAGAACGgcacgctgcccgccgcggggaccGAGTGCGAGCAGGACTACGACCTGttcgagctgccgccgccgccgccgccggaggaactcgccgcgcgcgcggccgccgggacggaggacgatgagctgCGGAGGGCGGCGTTCGAGCTATCGCGGAGGGCGGACGTG TGTGTATGTGAATGA